One region of Triticum aestivum cultivar Chinese Spring chromosome 6B, IWGSC CS RefSeq v2.1, whole genome shotgun sequence genomic DNA includes:
- the LOC123136326 gene encoding uncharacterized protein produces the protein MHGELRECRVKAIAREARWLLPPAGSGRRSTGPGPSGVAVERCWCRRRRKRSCGSPLFWRHEPRGALPRFWPVNQLAAIHGSKRPSSSMHAHDSWRSSSKGRLRDYAMSNYFRANGIRKLLFL, from the exons ATGCACGGGGAGCTGCGCGAGTGCAGAGTGAAGGCGATTGCCCGGGAGGCGCGGTGGTTGTTGCCGCCCGCCGGCAGCGGGCGCCGTAGCACCGGGCCGGGGCCGAGCGGCGTGGCCGTAGAACGCTGCTGGTGTCGGCGCCGTAGGAAGCGCAGCTGCGGGTCCCCGTTGTTTTGGCGCCATGAGCCGCGGGGGGCACTGCCTCGCTTCTGGCCAGTGAATCAGCTTGCGGCCATTCATGGTTCGAAGCGGCCTTCGTCGTCGATGCAcgcccacgacagttggcgcaGCAGCAGCAAGGGGCGACTAAGGGATTACGCCAT GAGTAACTATTTTCGAGCCAATGGGATAAGGAAATTGTTGTTCCTGTGA